Genomic segment of Candidatus Thermoplasmatota archaeon:
TAGCTGTAATCGCTGCATCCATAAGTACTTTAAGAAGCTCTCTATGCTCTCTTACTACAAGCCAGAGCTTCTCAGGAATACTCATCACAAAGTGCCTATGAGGCACGTCAAACATAGCTTTGCTTAATCTCCAAGCCCAATCATCGGTATATCTCTTTCCACATTCAGAACATAACCTGCTGTTACAGCCTAAAGGCACCGGATGAGCTTCCTTACAGCGATCACACCAGCATATAAAACAGCCTCTATCTCCTCCTTTGCAAGACAGCATCTTCTGCACTTCTTCTATAACAACGTCACGAAGGTCATTGCGATGGTTGTACCAATACCTATCCCAATTGTGATTATCCAAAAAGATATCTCTTACTTTGTACTTAGAGCCTTTAAGCCAACCAATTTTTATAGGCAGAGATATATTCACTATTTGCGAAATTGTCATGGGCGAGATAAGAAAGATATCTTGAGCAATTAAGCTATCTCTCTTATCTCAAAATAACAAGAAGTTATAGTTTATATACAATGAAAAAGAGTAAAGCAATATTTCTCGATCGCGACGGCGTAATAAATAGAAACAGAGCTGATTATGTGAAAAATTGGCAGGAATTTGTTTTTCTGCCTAACGCAAAAGAAGCAATTAAACTGCTAACGGACAAAAATTTTAAGATAATAATTGTTACAAATCAATCTGCTGTTGGTAGAGAAATAATAACTGAAGAGCAATTACAAGAAATTCACAGGAAAATGGTTAAGGAGCTTGAAAAGGCTGGCGGGAAAATAGAAAAAATCTATTACTGTCCTCATGCGCCATGGGACAATTGCAAGTGTAGGAAGCCTAAACCTGGAATGCTTTTAAAAGCCTCTCAAGAGCTTGGAATTGATTTAAAAAAAGCTTTTTTTATAGGAGATGACAAAAAAGATTTAGAGGCTGGTAAAGCAGTTGGATGCAAAACTTTAATTGTAAATGAAAAAGAAGATGTTTTAGCAGTAGTAAAGAAAATTTTACAATTGACGAAAAAATAAAATATTTTCTGACCTATTACAGTAACAGAAAAAAAAATGAAAAGAGAAGATTTGCTCAATCGGCCAGTTATATCAATAGACCTTGAAAAAGTGACGTCAGTTAAAGATTTAGTAGAAAGTTTTAAATTTTCATCAATTCAAGCTAGAAATATTGCTAAATGCGCGCAAGTATACGAAAATATGCTGACTGACAAAGCTCGTCCCACCATATTTTTGGGTCTATCAGGACCTTTAATAGCAGGTGGTCTGAGAAAAGTTATTGCCGATATGATTGAGTATGGTATTGTAGATGTAATTGTAACTATTGGCGCAATACCTTATCAAGATTTTTACAATGCTCGAGGCTATAAGCATTACATAGGCAGTACGAATATAGACGATGTTATGCTGAGAGATTTTTATATCGATAGAATTTACGACACTTTTGTAGATGAAAGAAAGTTTCAAGAGACTGATTTAGAAATAGGTAGATTCGCAGCCAAGTTAGAGCAAAGAAGTTATTCTTCAAGAGAATTTTTGGAATTGTTAGGTAAAGAAGTCAAAGATTCTAACTCAATTATAGGGGCTGCTGTCAAACATAATGTACCAATCTTCTGCCCTACAATTCACGATAGCTCTATAGGAATAGGCCTGACTGAGTATTATGCACAACAAAAAAGAAAAGGCAAAAATTGCCTATCCATTGATTTGATAAGAGATAACTGGGAAATTGTACAGATAAAAATTAAATCCAAAAAGACAGGCGTAATTTATATTGGTGGAGGAGTTCCTAAAAACTACATTCAGCAGACCGCTGTTATAGGAGAAGTTTTAGGCTATAAACCGAAAGGTCACGATTATGCTTTCCAAATAACTACAGATTCTCCGCAGTGGGGTGGTCTTTCAGGCTGTACTTTAGAAGAGGCTCAATCTTGGGGTAAAATTGCAAAGAACGCAAAGAAGGCTTGCGCTTACGTAGAAGCTACAGTTGCACTACCTTTAATCGTTGGCTATATACTGCAGAAAGGCTTGCAGAAGAATAGAGAAAGGCTGAAGTTTTATTGGGATGGTGTGGAGCTAAAAAAGATAGCGAAATATTAAAAAATTATCACTTTTCAAATGCCTGGCGAACTAATAAAGGATTACGTGCTGATTCGAGACGAAAAAGAAGCAAGTAGAATTTATAATAAAGGTTATTATGGCGAAGTCCAATCAGGCGGAAGCTTAAAATTAGCTCTTATTGAAGCTACATTTCTTGCAGAGCTAGGTAGAATAGAAGTATTTAAAAGCAGTCAAAAATTAGAATTAAAAGATTTAGTCTTATACGCTACCGAGCTATACAAAGGCTTCGAAATTAAGTACACAGTTTATAGAGATTTTCGCCAGCGTGGATATGTAATTAAAGGCTTTAAAGAAATCGAGGGAATAGATTTCGAAGCTTATCCTCGTGGAGGCGCACCTAACAAAACCAAATCCAAGTTTTTGCTTGCTGCAATTTCAGAGCGCACCAAATTCAAAATAGAAGAGCTAACCAAACTTCTTGAAAATGCTAAAAGAGCAAGAAAGCAATTGTTGCTAGGAATTGTAGATGAAGAAGGTGATTTAACATATTACAGAGTTGCAAAAGTGGAGCCTAAATCCAAAGTAGAATTTCAAAAGCCTAGCAAAGTAGCGGAAGCTACTTTTCTTAAAGACCGCAGCATTGTCTGGAACAGCGCTCAAGCTGAAGAATTGCTGAAGACCGAATTTTACGGTAAGTCTTTAGGCAAAGCTCTACAACTTTCACTCACAGAGACTAGTTATCTTTTAGAAAAAGACTTGCTTGAAGTTAAAGATGCAAAAACAATGAAGCCTCTGACTTTTGATACTCTCTTTAATAAATCTAAAAAACTCCAGCCCGGCTTCGAGTTGAGCTTTAAAGCTTATAAAGATATGAAGAAGCGCGGTCTACTTGTAAAAACTGGGTTCAAGTACGGAACCCATTTTAGAGTTTACGACGATTTACCAGATAAAGTGCATGCCAGATATTTAGCGCATGCAGTCCCACAAGACTACATTTCTACATGGCCTGAGATAAGTAGAGCTGTAAGGCTGGCGCACGGAGTAAAAAAAGAAATATTGTTTGCAAGAGTTGGTGAGAAAGTGGAATATCTCAGGCTTGGAAGAGTAAGACCTTAAGAAAATATTAATATACGCAAAAAACAATTTAAAAAAATATGGCGTTAAAAGAGATATTAGCAGATAAAACCAAAAAAAGGACAATTGCGATTTTGGGTACAATAATATTAATACTGGCATGTGCAGGAGTGTTTTGGCATCAAGCAG
This window contains:
- a CDS encoding transposase zinc-binding domain-containing protein — protein: MTISQIVNISLPIKIGWLKGSKYKVRDIFLDNHNWDRYWYNHRNDLRDVVIEEVQKMLSCKGGDRGCFICWCDRCKEAHPVPLGCNSRLCSECGKRYTDDWAWRLSKAMFDVPHRHFVMSIPEKLWLVVREHRELLKVLMDAAITA
- the gmhB gene encoding D-glycero-beta-D-manno-heptose 1,7-bisphosphate 7-phosphatase; its protein translation is MKKSKAIFLDRDGVINRNRADYVKNWQEFVFLPNAKEAIKLLTDKNFKIIIVTNQSAVGREIITEEQLQEIHRKMVKELEKAGGKIEKIYYCPHAPWDNCKCRKPKPGMLLKASQELGIDLKKAFFIGDDKKDLEAGKAVGCKTLIVNEKEDVLAVVKKILQLTKK
- the endA gene encoding tRNA-intron lyase; translation: MPGELIKDYVLIRDEKEASRIYNKGYYGEVQSGGSLKLALIEATFLAELGRIEVFKSSQKLELKDLVLYATELYKGFEIKYTVYRDFRQRGYVIKGFKEIEGIDFEAYPRGGAPNKTKSKFLLAAISERTKFKIEELTKLLENAKRARKQLLLGIVDEEGDLTYYRVAKVEPKSKVEFQKPSKVAEATFLKDRSIVWNSAQAEELLKTEFYGKSLGKALQLSLTETSYLLEKDLLEVKDAKTMKPLTFDTLFNKSKKLQPGFELSFKAYKDMKKRGLLVKTGFKYGTHFRVYDDLPDKVHARYLAHAVPQDYISTWPEISRAVRLAHGVKKEILFARVGEKVEYLRLGRVRP
- a CDS encoding deoxyhypusine synthase family protein; translated protein: MKREDLLNRPVISIDLEKVTSVKDLVESFKFSSIQARNIAKCAQVYENMLTDKARPTIFLGLSGPLIAGGLRKVIADMIEYGIVDVIVTIGAIPYQDFYNARGYKHYIGSTNIDDVMLRDFYIDRIYDTFVDERKFQETDLEIGRFAAKLEQRSYSSREFLELLGKEVKDSNSIIGAAVKHNVPIFCPTIHDSSIGIGLTEYYAQQKRKGKNCLSIDLIRDNWEIVQIKIKSKKTGVIYIGGGVPKNYIQQTAVIGEVLGYKPKGHDYAFQITTDSPQWGGLSGCTLEEAQSWGKIAKNAKKACAYVEATVALPLIVGYILQKGLQKNRERLKFYWDGVELKKIAKY